The following nucleotide sequence is from Coffea eugenioides isolate CCC68of unplaced genomic scaffold, Ceug_1.0 ScVebR1_1609;HRSCAF=2489, whole genome shotgun sequence.
AAAGTCAAACCATAAGCACTAAAAAAACGCCCAGATATGTTGCATCTTATAAGCCAATGATAACCCAAAGGGTCTCACATAGATCAAGAATAATCACTcaacaagaagaagaataatacattcaaaaagaaaaaaaacacatgCCAAAAAGGAAATACAGTTTGTGCTTAATAACATCATGTCAAGTAACTACAACGCACTTGAACAATCAATCAAAAAGAGAACTAATACATGCAACAGAACTCATTTGTGAAaacctatgttttcagaaccggaccggatagcgactcggccgaggtcaggggtcaggggtcaatgggttcgaccgggggtcgataggggtcgaaccggatgacgtcataaataaaaattatttaaaaattaaaatattatatatataatatctaataatatattgatattaataaaggtatattcatatatatttgaatgtttttcaaatatttaacaGAAAATAGGCAAAAGGAAATTAgaaacaatcaagtagcaaatttattattattaattaaatattatacaAGTTTAGATATTAAAATTAtgcaatttaattgaaaaataacatcaaattttagggaCAAGTATTTATAAAGTAatcaaatatttgaggtataatCAATAAGGTCTTTAACAATTTATGGGGTCAAAACACTAATATTaaaaagttttgaattttgtttttaaaaaacactGTTGAACCGGAAAACCGTTTTTTAAAACCGGTCAACCCGGTCAAAACCCGGTTTTTTGACCCGGGTTTTAACTTCGGTTTTTTAATATGACTCGCGACCGGCCTACCTGGCCGCGTTCCCGGTTCGACGGCCGGTCCGGGTTCCGAGATTTCAAAACAGAGTGAAAATGCAGTCAAATCTCAGTATCTTTTCATTTAATCCAACCTCTAGCAAAAATCATATCAACTGGGTATGGTATAAAATTGCAGTACTAGTGTCTGGTCTTCTCCACACTTACAGGATTAGTACACAAATCGTTTTATTACGATAATGCCATAATATGCAGACCCACTCATATATTAATTGGTTATTactcaattttcaattttcaggtCCGGGATGTGCTTAATTTTGTGCCTTCCTTCCTCCCCCTTTACACTGTCGTCCCAGTCGGTTGCAGGATGGAAGTGTTTCAAATGCGGACAATATTTAGTGTCAGGTCTTGAAGAGAAGTGAGGTGTCTCCAAACCAATCTGGCAATGAAGTTAGATTGGAAAAACTCTGCAGCTCCGTAGTTTGCAAATGTTTGACTTCCTCTGGCAGAGCTGTCGCGTGTGACCCATTGATGCATAGACGAGTCAGGGATTTGAGGGCTTTAGTCCCCATTGAGAGACTCACCAAATTATAGCATCGGACCAAATGGATTTCCTGCAAAGAAGCAAGGCCTCGCAATCCTTCTTCTGGCAGAGAATCCAGCTCGGGAGAGTGCTTGATGGTCAATTCCTTCAAAGCCGTGAGATTGGAGATTGAAGCCCATGCCATGTTCGGGCAACGGTCGACGCATAACTCCTTTAGGGACAGCATACGTGGCAGTGGCAATGTCAACATTGGGCAATCCTTAAAGGACAAGGATTGAAGTTGAGAGAATACCCCTGGAGTACCTTGGACTTCTCTTCCTAACATTCCTTTTAGGTTGGGCATGTTCTCTAACTCCAGCTGTTTCAACGATGGGGACATTGCAGCAGCAGCGGCAGTACTCTCTTGGACCCCAACTATGTACTCCGCTGCACTCTCGTGCACAACAACTTCTGTTACAGTTGAAATCCAAGATGGAAATGATGAACCGTTGAAGCCTAGGACACGTAGCAGTTGAAGGTTGGGCCGGGGTTTGAGGGTTTCGAGCACTTCCTCATCATTGTACCGTTGAATCGTTCTTTCGGAATCCCAATACAAATTCAACCCGTGGAGACTCTGTTTCTTAATTAAGCAAGCTTCTTCTGCATCCTTTTTGTCTTCAATCCTCTCAAGGTGCATAATTGTTAGCCCTCCTCTAAGCATATTTAAGTCTCGCAACTCACTTAGTCGGAAGCCTTTCTTGCCACTCAGGACGACCATACCCAATGTCCGCAAGCAAGTCAACTTCCCAATTCCACTTGGCATGTGAGTCAAACTCCAACATCCATGTAGACAAAGATGTCGAAGATTTCTGAGGAATCTCATGCCCTTGGGTAGACTCAGAAGAATGAGAGAATCATTTAGGTTTAAAATTTGCAAATTCCACAAGTCACAAATTGAATTGGGTAGTTCAACAATTAAAGATCTTGAAAGATCTAGATGCCTTAAATGTTTCAGTTTGCTTATTGCATGTGACAACTTCGTAAACTCTTCTTGGGTGGACTTCATTGACTTTACCATGAGAGCCCTCAGGGAGCCACATTTtgacaagaaagaaaagcacTGGTCAATGCCTGTGATTGTAATAGGAAAAGCCACTGTTAGCTGATCATCTGGCATACCTAATATCATGGTTCTATTTGACTCTGTTCCACCGTGTTTAGCCTCCATTAGCCAAATCATGGACAAGGTCATGCATCTTAAAAGTGAGGGCATTGccaaattcatcttcctttaCTGCTTGGAATAGTGATCTATAATATAGTTCAGTCAGCACAGCAACACCAACATCTTCCACTTCCATTGTTTCATTAGATGAAAGCAATCCATTTGCCATCCACAAATGTATTACCTCTTCTATTTCAAATTCATAGCCCTTGGGAAATGCTGCACAATATGCAAAGCAACCTCTCAACTCTACCGGAAGATTAAGGTAGCTCAATCTCAACGCGGGCAAGATACGTGTTGTATCTTGAGGTAAGTTCCAAATTTCACTGCATTTCACGGAGTTCCATTCATTTTCTTGCCTTTTAAATCGTAGAAAGCCTCCAAGAGCCTTTGCAGCCAGAGGAACACCACCACATTTTTTCACAATCTCTTTTCCGATAACTACAAGGTTAGGATATTCTTCAGCCTCTTGACGGCCAAATGCCCGTTGCCTAAACAGTGACCAACACTGATTCTCTGACAAACTCGACAGATAATATGTTTGTAATGTGCCCATTATTGTGGCAACCTTCTCCATGCGAGTTGTCATGATGATTGAACTACCTCTTGATCCGCATTCCAGAACAGATTTCAGTTTCTCCCATTCCTCTAGATTCTCATTCCAGACATCATCCAGTACAACCAAGCATCTTTTCCCTCTCAACAACTCTTGAAGTTTTCTTTGCAGAGGATCCAATTCTAATTCTTCAACAGGAGTCCCTCGTATTGAATTAATTAAGGCTTTTATAATCCTCTTCACATTGAAATCCTCTGAGACCCAAACCCAGAGTTTTGGCTCAAAATGCTTGGCTATGCGCTCATCATTAAGCACCAATTGGGCAAGTGTTGTCTTTCCAAGGCCTCCAACACCCACTATAGGGAGCACTGATACATTTTGATTATCTCTGACTTGATTCACCAATATTTTCACAATCTCGTCTTTCGCCTCGTCCCTTCCAAGGACTAGATCAGGTTCCTTTAGCAAGGAACCAGTCTCACGTGTTCCAGTAGAATCAACCTGAAAGTGGTTGCTCCCACGCTTCTGATCAATCAAACCAAGCTTTATCCGCTCATCAGCTATTGCATTAAATTTTTCAAGGATCTCCTTCATCCTTGTCCCAATCCTGTGACGAAACACTAAGTTTCCTGCTATAGGGTAACACATCAAACTAAaacaaccagaatttttgtaCTTGACTCTTGAGGCTTCAGCTGCGTAATCATCCAATACATCATCGATTTCATAGGCAACACCATTGAGCTCCTGAAACCAGAGTTGTATTGCCTTGTCTGTGAATTGCTTCTGCTCAGCATCTTCAAGGACTGCCTTGATGGTGGAGAGCAAGCGTGCAATCTTTTCCATGTCAGTTGCAACACCACAAAGCAATCCACTCTCCTTCTGGATCATGGAATTCAAAGTATCGACGAGAATTCCCACAAATGCTTCCATCACGTGTGACCTGAAACTCACAGTTCAAGAAAGTTAAATCAATGTTAATAAAGTTATTAGAGATTTATAACTTGATAGACccaatagaaaatgaaaaattggatCATAATTATAAGCAAAAGTTTCTGTTACTAGGAAACGAAGAAAACATATCTTCTACATTAACATGAAAACATTGTTCGGATTCATTTTAGGCAGCCAGTCAATGACCACCAAGAATACTTATCGATTAATCAaagaaatattttcagaatAATTGGTGGACATGCATGGTTACAAACTCGAGGAACATGTTAACAAAATACATACACAAGGTGGAAGATCATGCATGGAGCTTAGTCTTTGAATCATGAGCCATGGAAGATAATTTAAAAAAACCGTTAAATGAAGTATTGTCCCTATTCCAAAACCAAATTATCAAGAatgttatgaaaaaaaaattgggacaATCCTGGTGAATGAATTTTAGGAAGAGTTCAAAGCATACGATATAGAGTCCCAGGAAAATGGAATCTTTGGATGTTTGAACCCTAAAGCCTAAAGTGAGATAGGAGCACACACAAAGGCGATGACCTTTATTCATTTACAGGGTTTTATAAGCCCGAGGTTTTCACAAGGAAAAATGGACATTACTATTTGTAGGAAATGCTTTCAAACACCATTTTTATCTCGAGTAAAATTTTTTGGGTAAATGACTTCCAATTGTCCCTCAACTTTTACCAATGATTTTATCTAGTCTTTCAACTTGTACAAGTGTTTATTGAGTTCCTCAACTTATAAATTAAGTTATGAATAGTCCATCCAAGCTAAATCTCATTATGGTAATATTTACTTTCCCACTGAGGTTCAATTTAATGTCTATTTTCCTACtctaattttaaatataaaacataTCTGTCCTTTTTAATAGTTTCAGTTAAGTATCTAATAGTTGACttatttgaataatttaatATGTGTTGAAAATTCTGAATTTGGTTTTAATTCATCCCAAAAACTGAATCTAATCAAGACAATTTTCACTCTATTAGACTAAGATTCATTTTAATGTAAGTTTGGCTCCTCCCAAGTTAACTTATAAAGTAGTCAAATTTGCCATTTTAATGGTTTCCATAAATATTGAGTTGTTGACTAGTTTGGTTACTAGCGGCGAGGGAGGGTTCTTAGAATCCTAACCACAACCTTATttagaattcaaattttgtaccTAGCAGCTGGGGGTGGAAAGGGTGTGGAGAGGGATGGAAGAgttaaccaaaagaaaaaaaaaactagtttaACTAAAAAAACTGATAACAATCtcctttaacaaattttgtctGAGCATATTAATTCCAAGCTACTGTTATGCAAATTATCGTTCTAATTTGGGGCTAATGATATATTTAGATTCTAATGACATGTTTAGCCAAGAAGCACACAAATTATCGTACTTAAAAAAGAAGCacacaaagaagaagaagaaaaaaaaaatcaaaacaagatATTGGGATTTTTATTTATGTGTATCTTTTTTGTAATCTTTTCATTGTTAAACGTTATGTTCTTTTCTACAATAACAACTATACAAAAACATTAAATAGTTAAATAAAtctctattatttattttgtatataATCTTTTCTTATTCTTGTTGGATTAATGTTTCTTTTTAGATTATTTTAGGTTTATTAGAATTTAAGCAGAAAAATAATGATGATGACATTGTAACAGGACTAAATAAGTTAGCAAAATTTGTAACATAAGGCGATGCTAACTTCTCATGTGTTGAAGagtaatttttcaatttttttagtATATGTAAATCGTTAGAAATATTGTGAGTGTgtttggaaaacaaaattatttcaaataatattttgcttgtatcacaaatacaattttcaattaattttttactttttaaactACTTTTATATTTCACATGCATCACTTCTCAAAAAGTGCTATAGCAATTTTTTTCCatatattatttcaaataatctcctatttAAACAcactcaaattatttttttgttagtcAAATTATTTGGTTATTAAATACTTAAACTATTAAGTAtcataaagtaaagtaaaggattaattttatatacattgacaATGCATGAACTATCATTGTTAGATTAATGACACATATGCAAAAGttggattttaaattcaaaatttgcataGTTGTTATTTATCCAACAATGAAATAGTTGATTTTAGACAATgataagcaaaataaaaatcaaaccttaagagcaaaatgaatattaccaaaattggatttgatttggagcGACCATTTAAAACCAAATTTATAAGTTGAAGGACTTGATAGATTCAACAAAATTATGGCTGAAAGTTGAGAGATTATTGAAGCCTGATACCTAGTTTTTTAGAGAAGTTGTAATTTTTTTGGCAACAAAGGGAACATCATGCAGCAAACAAAttaaatgttttctttttttttgagaaatttaaaaatcaatacACACCTAAATTAGGGATATGGAACTTTCTTTTTACACTTaataacttaaaaaatattttcGTTGGACATGCCACCCAAAATATTACTTTATGCGTAACTAGAAGCTATAAACTCATAGAACTAAGCCAGAGACGAATTCAATATCTGTCAAGATCAAAGAGCAAAGCGGAAACTATATGCATAACTATACAAGAAAAAGTGGAAGCAAAATTCCAGcccaaaaatttatttgacgACAAAGGAAATATTAGCAGAAGATATTTGGAGAACAAAATAGTGGAAGCtatatttcaaccaaaattttatttgataTAAAAGTTAAAAGAGCATGAGAACTTACTCCAGAAAGTTTAAATACTCTGGCAACAGCTCTGATAAATGTATTGAAACTCCCTGTATGTTGGAAAGCTATGtactcaaaattttgaatttaagcaAAAGAGAATATTAGGACGAAGATGATAATTTCCgcaaaagaaacaagcaaattaACAAGTAGAAGAGATGAAGATTTCgacaaaaataataatttcaaccAAAGAAAGAAGCAAATTAATAATAGCAAAAACTTTTGCAGTTATGGTGGAATATACAGGAGAAAGTAACAATAGTAGGTAAGGAATCactaat
It contains:
- the LOC113755604 gene encoding disease resistance protein RGA2-like, which translates into the protein MILGMPDDQLTVAFPITITGIDQCFSFLSKCGSLRALMVKSMKSTQEEFTKLSHAISKLKHLRHLDLSRSLIVELPNSICDLWNLQILNLNDSLILLSLPKGMRFLRNLRHLCLHGCWSLTHMPSGIGKLTCLRTLGMVVLSGKKGFRLSELRDLNMLRGGLTIMHLERIEDKKDAEEACLIKKQSLHGLNLYWDSERTIQRYNDEEVLETLKPRPNLQLLRVLGFNGSSFPSWISTVTEVVVHESAAEYIVGVQESTAAAAAMSPSLKQLELENMPNLKGMLGREVQGTPGVFSQLQSLSFKDCPMLTLPLPRMLSLKELCVDRCPNMAWASISNLTALKELTIKHSPELDSLPEEGLRGLASLQEIHLVRCYNLVSLSMGTKALKSLTRLCINGSHATALPEEVKHLQTTELQSFSNLTSLPDWFGDTSLLFKT
- the LOC113755598 gene encoding putative disease resistance protein RGA1 — protein: MEAFVGILVDTLNSMIQKESGLLCGVATDMEKIARLLSTIKAVLEDAEQKQFTDKAIQLWFQELNGVAYEIDDVLDDYAAEASRVKYKNSGCFSLMCYPIAGNLVFRHRIGTRMKEILEKFNAIADERIKLGLIDQKRGSNHFQVDSTGTRETGSLLKEPDLVLGRDEAKDEIVKILVNQVRDNQNVSVLPIVGVGGLGKTTLAQLVLNDERIAKHFEPKLWVWVSEDFNVKRIIKALINSIRGTPVEELELDPLQRKLQELLRGKRCLVVLDDVWNENLEEWEKLKSVLECGSRGSSIIMTTRMEKVATIMGTLQTYYLSSLSENQCWSLFRQRAFGRQEAEEYPNLVVIGKEIVKKCGGVPLAAKALGGFLRFKRQENEWNSVKCSEIWNLPQDTTRILPALRLSYLNLPVELRGCFAYCAAFPKGYEFEIEEVIHLWMANGLLSSNETMEVEDVGVAVLTELYYRSLFQAVKEDEFGNALTFKMHDLVHDLANGG